Proteins from a genomic interval of Lycium ferocissimum isolate CSIRO_LF1 chromosome 2, AGI_CSIRO_Lferr_CH_V1, whole genome shotgun sequence:
- the LOC132047528 gene encoding uncharacterized protein LOC132047528 yields MCLPKSAGGLHITNLKTWNRAAITKVCWELEHKQDRLWVRWIHSYYIKGQSSATIPIPQQASWMVRKVIEARGNLNQAQAFAAGNNNMRHIYINMLGVYPKMTWKHLICSNDARPKAIFTLRVQLHGHLNTAERLISWGMMVDSICTLCQTHHETKEHLFVDCVFGKSLWARLMQWLKWVTRPAHSWPQRPHWILKQTGEISSRSGPENDIYRMDTCRLD; encoded by the coding sequence ATGTGTTTGCCAAAATCAGCAGGTGGATTACATATCACCAACTTGAAGACGTGGAATAGAGCTGCAATTACCAAAGTTTGCTGGGAGTTAGAACATAAACAAGACAGATTGTGGGTGAGGTGGATACACTCATATTATATCAAAGGGCAGAGCTCGGCTACTATTCCTATTCCCCAACAAGCTAGTTGGATGGTGAGGAAAGTGATTGAAGCAAGAGGGAATCTGAATCAAGCACAAGCATTTGCTGCTGGAAACAACAACATGAGGCATATCTACATCAACATGCTTGGTGTCTACCCAAAGATGACATGGAAACATTTGATATGTAGCAATGATGCAAGACCAAAGGCAATTTTTACATTAAGGGTTCAACTTCATGGACACTTGAATACTGCTGAGAGGCTTATTAGTTGGGGAATGATGGTGGATTCAATTTGTACCTTGTGCCAGACACATCATGAAACAAAGGAGCATTTATTTGTTGATTGTGTCTTTGGCAAGAGTCTATGGGCAAGGCTTATGCAGTGGTTGAAATGGGTCACGCGGCCTGCACACTCCTGGCCACAGAGGCCACACTGGATTCTGAAACAGACAGGGGAAATCAGCTCGCGCTCAGGTCCTGAAAATGATATATACAGAATGGACACATGCCGTTTGGACTGA
- the LOC132035179 gene encoding lipid phosphate phosphatase epsilon 2, chloroplastic-like gives MSTATALIISPFLGFRQYSNSKLVFHQKLGSFSRNTIYPLSPLTVTRSRANARDKAVGLSFEEEEFIDGSSNSNSDGLNATLNSLSKWLVAAVFGVIILWRHDGEALWAASGSVLNAGLSTVLKRILNQERPVSTIRSDPGMPSSHAQSIFYTVTFCIVSMVEYFGLNGTTAVISALVFAIGSYFSWLRVSQQLHTASQVAVGAGLGFSLSVFWFWLWDAIVLKAFISHLWVRILVVLGTAAICARFLLYVIRYWVLEDLFFIYY, from the exons ATGTCTACAGCAACTGCCCTTATTATTTCCCCCTTTCTTGGATTTCGACAATATTCCAATTCCAAATTGGTTTTCCATCAGAAATTGggttccttttctcggaatacAATATACCCATTATCTCCATTAACTGTGACCAGAAGTCGAGCCAATGCACGCGATAAGGCAGTGGGTCTCagttttgaagaagaagaattcatTGATGGGTCCTCAAATTCTAATTCTGATGGACTCAACGCCACTCTCAATAGCTTG AGTAAGTGGCTGGTGGCTGCAGTTTTTGGTGTAATCATCCTTTGGAGGCATGATGGAGAAGCACTTTGGGCAGCTTCTGGTTCTGTTTTGAATGCTGGACTCTCGACTGTATTGAAGAGAATACTAAACCAAGAGCGACCTGTTTCTACAATAAGATCGGACCCTGGAATGCCATCCTCTCATGCACAATCAATCTTTTATACAGTAACGTTCTGTATCGTCTCAA TGGTAGAATATTTTGGGTTAAACGGAACCACTGCAGTCATTAGCGCACTCGTCTTTGCTATTGGTTCCTACTTT TCATGGCTACGGGTTTCTCAACAACTTCACACGGCCAGTCAAGTAGCCGTGGGTGCTGGGCTGGGATTTTCTCTCTCCGTTTTCTGGTTTTGGTTGTGGGATGCAATAGTCCTTAAGGCATTTATATCCCACTTGTGGGTTCGGATTCTTGTTGTTCTTGGCACGGCCGCCATTTGTGCTAGGTTTCTACTATATGTGATTCGATACTGGGTCCTTGAGGACTTATTCTTTATATACTACTGA
- the LOC132035169 gene encoding lipid phosphate phosphatase epsilon 1, chloroplastic-like: MSTTTALVIAPFLHFPKPKSFSISRLNFHLQFKPLFRNRRYPSATMADSVRCQVTVGDEGVGEVGSLEQEALIDGFSNSASGGLNATLNSLSKWLVAAVFGVIVLWRHDGEALWAASGSVLNVGLSNVLKRILNQERPFSTMRSDPGMPSSHAQSIFYTVMFCIVSMVEYFGLNGITAVISALIFAIGSYFSWLRVSQKLHTTSQVAVGAAVGFSFSVFWFWLWNAIVLKAFMSHLWVQLSILLGTAAICISFLLYVVRYWVLVQS; encoded by the exons ATGTCTACCACAACTGCCCTTGTTATTGCCCCCTTTCTTCACTTTCCAAAACCCAAATCATTTTCTATTTCAAGATTGAATTTCCACCTGCAATTCAAGCCTTTATTCCGAAATAGAAGATACCCATCTGCCACTATGGCAGATTCAGTCAGATGTCAAGTCACTGTCGGTGATGAGGGTGTTGGTGAGGTAGGAAGTCTTGAACAAGAAGCTCTCATTGATGGGTTCTCAAATTCTGCTTCTGGTGGACTCAACGCCACTCTCAATAGCCTG AGTAAGTGGCTGGTGGCTGCAGTTTTTGGTGTAATCGTCCTTTGGAGGCATGATGGAGAAGCGCTTTGGGCAGCTTCTGGTTCTGTTCTGAATGTCGGGCTCTCAAATGTGTTGAAGAGAATACTAAACCAAGAGCGACCTTTTTCTACTATGAGATCAGACCCTGGAATGCCATCTTCTCATGCACAGTCAATCTTCTATACAGTGATGTTCTGTATTGTCTCAA TGGTCGAATATTTTGGCTTAAATGGAATCACTGCTGTCATTAGCGCACTTATCTTTGCAATTGGCTCCTACTTT TCATGGCTACGGGTTTCACAAAAACTTCACACAACCAGTCAGGTAGCCGTGGGTGCTGCTGTTGGATTCTCTTTTTCCGTTTTCTGGTTTTGGTTGTGGAATGCAATAGTCCTGAAAGCATTTATGTCCCACTTGTGGGTTCAGCTTAGTATCCTTCTTGGCACTGCTGCCATTTGTATTAGCTTCCTCCTATATGTAGTTCGATACTGGGTTCTTGTGCAAAGCtga